From a single Bacillus pumilus genomic region:
- a CDS encoding replicative helicase loader/inhibitor, translating into MTKAETLELLKLIKTYYEHFEVDQSKLDAWAKILKPENCEKIEANLIVYVKYNQFPPKVADLIKAKEARKDRSAAIPNAEETQNYLAEMDKAEPTEEEQEQIERHKAEIRKVLGIGDPS; encoded by the coding sequence ATGACTAAAGCAGAGACACTTGAATTGCTAAAACTAATCAAGACATATTACGAGCATTTTGAGGTTGATCAATCAAAGCTAGATGCTTGGGCTAAAATCTTAAAGCCCGAGAATTGCGAGAAGATCGAGGCGAATTTGATCGTTTATGTGAAATACAATCAGTTTCCGCCTAAAGTTGCTGATCTAATCAAAGCGAAAGAGGCAAGAAAAGACCGATCCGCTGCCATACCGAACGCCGAGGAAACTCAAAACTATCTAGCTGAAATGGACAAGGCTGAACCAACCGAGGAAGAACAAGAGCAGATCGAGCGGCATAAAGCAGAGATACGAAAGGTACTTGGGATAGGTGATCCATCATGA